The genomic DNA CCTGGCCCGCAGCACTCCGGCCTCCCTCTCCCACTCTGTCTCTCCCACAGGGCTCTGAGCTCCCCAGGGCAGGGGCCATGTACAGGGCTCTCCCTGCTCAATGAGGAAGAGGCAGCAATATAGGACTGTTGGCTGAGCCAACAGGAGCCTCCAGGGCCCAGGCTTCTACCTGGAGGACAGTCTACCTCCCTGGCACGGGTAAATAGGCACCAGACCTGGGGTCCGGACAGCCAGGGGGTCCCGAGACAGGCATCTCCACAACCTTGCACAAGTCACCCACTTTGAATTTCCTAACTCAATCCACCCCATGGACTGGGGGGAGAGTGGGTAGTGTGTCCACCCAGGGTTCCaggaaaaagaaggggaaaggggAGCCAGGTAACAGCACTGCAGAAGCAGGGGCTGGGGAAGTCAGGACAGGCCCAGGAGGGAGACCGTGAGGCTCCTCGGTGGAAACCTCAGTGCAGTCCACGAACAGACTGTACAAGCTCTGCGAGCCTCCAGATTGGGGCCTAAGCCTCGTTTCTTGTCAAGCTTTCTCTCAGTCTCACCAGCATGCCTGAATCAATTCTCTTCGTGAGAGGCCAGCTAAGAAACCATTTCTGGCATCCAAGGCAGAAAGAAGATAAAAGTTTTCCTTTCCAAGCAGGTAAAAAATCTCTCCCTCCTGACAGAAAGGCCACCCTGCGTTTTCAGCCTGAGGACTAACTGCAGCTCCACCACTCACTAGCCAGGGTGACCTGAGTGCATCCCTGCTTCTCCCTCAGCCGCTGTCCACCACCCAGGGAGGTCACACGGGAATTAACATGGAGTGGGTAGCGTAAGTTTCCAGCCATCCCAGTGACCCACAGCTGAAAGCCATCAGTTGTCTTATTACTGCACAGGGGATGATCCTCAAGCTTGAATGGTCTATACCTGGGGATGCTGCACACTTTCAGAAGCAGCACAGCACAGAACTAAGGGAACGCCTTGGTGCCAGCTGTCTGAGATACTAGCAGTGTGACTTTGGAACAGTCATTTCAcctttctgagtctgtttcctcatccagAGGGGCTCATGACAGACGTGCTGAGCTGGTAAACGGGTGCCCCCAAGCACCCCCACCCACCACACCCTGCAGGCTCCGAGTTGGGCCACCTCTCACCTGTAGGTCATGGGTCACCTCCACCACACCCTTGGGCAGGGAGATGGCCACAGCCTTCTTCTGCATCTTCCCCAGCCAGGTCTTCAGCTGCTCCTTGGTCAGCAGCTTTTCAAGGCGCTCCAGGGGCTCCACGTGGTGGGGCATGATGATGATGAGGCTGGAGAGCTTGTGGGCCAGGGGCATCTCCACAATCTGCAGCTTCTCCTTCTCATCGTCATAGTAGTTGTAGAGGCCTGAGGGAAGAGCAGACGCGGCACTGAGCACGCTGTGGGGCGGAGGTGGGCCAGACCCCAAGTTCCCATATTGGCCCCCTGCTCTGCAAGGCACCTACCTGTCCGGTGCATCATCGTGACACCCACAGTGTAGGAACGGGTCACCATGAAGCCTCGGTTGTCCACCATCTTGTGATGGAATTTCTCGTCCCAGTGTGCTGTTCCGTGAAGTAGAACACAAGGTCAGAGATGGATGCCACCACTCAAGACACCACCATGCCTCCCCGCACCCTGCTGTATGCCCTGGATTTATCCCAACCACAGGCCTTTGTCCCAGTCTTCAGGGCTCAGCAGCAGCCCATCTCGCTGCTTAGCACCCATACCACAGAGTACGTGCTCCCTGCCTTGGGGGTTGGGTCTTGGCCCCAGGACATGCTGCCTGAAGGTATGGCTCTCTACAGCCAGGGCCTGGCTCTTCCCACATGACAGAAAATCCCTTCAGAAGGACCCTCAGCTCAGCCACTTCCATGTCTACCCTCTGCTCTGGCACCCGTCAAGCATTTGCACAACAGGTGATACAGGCTGAATTTCCCACCCCACTTGCTGAGGGATCTATGGCTCCCCAAAACTCACGCTTGAAGAACATGGCATTGACCAGCAGTGCTCCGTCCGTGTGCTCCACATCCTTGGTGACCTCGGGCAGCTTGCCGTCGGTGGTCTGGGAGGCCCACTCATTGATGGACTGCAGGGCACTGCGCTTGTCGCGGAAGTTGATCTTGGAGTGCTCGCAGTTATAGTGCTGCTTGCTGCTGCGCACAAAATCATCGGCAAAGCTCACTGAGCTGGGCCCATACAGGCGGCTGCCCAGCTTCCAGGTCACATTGCGCGCCGTGCTGTTGCTGAAGGAGCGCAGCAGCTCCCCCAGGCCAGCGTGCACCTCCTCATCCCGCAGCTGCTCCGCACTCAGCACCGCCTTAGCCTGCGAAGCAGTGGCTGCCTTGCCACCCAGCGACACGAGCCCCAGCGATGAGGCCACCACCACAGGTGACAGCAGGATGTTCTCCACCGCCTGGTCCTTAGCCATGGCCTGGTACAGGCTGAAGGCCAGGCCAGCGCTGCGCTCAGCCAGTGTGGCCGCCTTGGAGCTCAGCTTCTCCACCATACCAGGAGCCGCTGCAGCTGAGGGTTTCTTCACCTCAgcggccagggccagggccaggaggCAGAAGGTGCTGATGGGCAGGAGGGAGCGCATGGCTGGGAGGTGAGTCATGTGCACCACGTGGGACCTGTGAGGGCTGCAGAAAGAGGAGACCCTGAAGCCCTTGGCATTCCTCCCCAACAGGCaacccccacctcctggctgccaCCGAGTTCCCTGGAGAAGGGAGACAGCCCAAGCTCCAGGAGAGCCCAAACCTAACTCAGGGCTGCCTactctggggtggggagggggtctcAGTGTGCCCACTCTTGAGGCCCTCTTTGACCACCGTATTCGAAGCAGTGTTCTTGGCAAGTCACCAGGATAATCAATAGGGTGAATTTCTTGTACTGAATTTATAACACTTAGACTTATGTGTTTAATTATGTAGTATTTCCATCCCTAAAAACTAGTCTGTGACCTCTAGGAGGGCAGGAAACCTAGCTAGCCTGGTTTCCCACCATATCCCCATGCCTAGCCCACAACAGGCCTCAGTATTCCTGAATGAACAGAAACCAGAGCCACTTAGCCAGACTGGAGTCCACCGTTTGTTTAAAGGTTAGCTCTGATCTCATACTACCCTGGGGCCCTTTTCCAGTGGGAAAAAAGTGGCAGATGGGCGTCTGCATGAAGCCCAGGTGCCCAGGCAAAGGATTTCACGCAGGACAAAGCTATAGGCCTGCACCTCCCCCTGTGCCTTTCATTCTGCCGTGGGACATTAATGAGTCACTGGTTGGGTCACTCATTAAATGGGAGAGCCCAGATGCTCTGCTGCTCCAAGGGTGACcttgagagaaacagagagagtgtGTGCATCCaccctctctgagactcagtctcCATTTTCAAAGTTTTAAGGGTCTAGGTCTCCATGCCCGAGGCCTGTCTTGGCAGGGACTTGCTTGTTCCTCTACCCACTGTCCCTAGAGCAGATGGGAAATCCCCAGGACAAAAGctggggcgtgtgtgtgtgtgtgtgtgtgtgtgtgtgtgtgtgtgtgtatgtgtgtgtgtgtaaggtttCCTGACAGGAAGGATACTGGGGGAGGGAGGTTAAGTCACAGCTCATTGGAGCAGTGACACCACCTCCCCTTCATCAGACACTGGACAGATATGTGTTCAGCCCCCCAGGAAGCTGAGTTCCCCTCAGATTCCATCCTGCCCTCCAATCTGATGGCCATTGCTACACAGGCTATCTGCCCTATGGCTTCTGGGTTGCACCCAGGCACCTCCACAAACCGCAGCAGCAGCAGGCCCTAGGACAAGCCTCACTCCCCTCTCTGTGGTCTTCAGTAAGGACAGTGTCTCCATATGGGATTATTCTCCCTCCTTCAGGTCATTTCCCCTTTATGTCATGCAGCAGATGGAAGAGGAAATGACAGGGCAAAAGGATGCTTTGGAAGGAGCCCCGGTGGAAGCTGGGATCTCACTGCTCTGGCAGATCCCATCTCATCATCCTCCTCAAGGAGGACTGATTCAGAATCTGGTGGAAGACTCTCAGGTCTTTGCCTTGCTGCCTGCAGAAGCACTGGGTTTCTGGGAAGATTCTACTGCTACAGCCATCCTGGGCTGCCACCTCTCTTTGAAGGTGCAGGGCAAAGAGAAGCCAAGGGACATGGGGAGAGAGGTAGAGGAAGATGGCAGGCCACCAAGATCCA from Manis pentadactyla isolate mManPen7 chromosome 9, mManPen7.hap1, whole genome shotgun sequence includes the following:
- the SERPINH1 gene encoding serpin H1 produces the protein MTHLPAMRSLLPISTFCLLALALAAEVKKPSAAAAPGMVEKLSSKAATLAERSAGLAFSLYQAMAKDQAVENILLSPVVVASSLGLVSLGGKAATASQAKAVLSAEQLRDEEVHAGLGELLRSFSNSTARNVTWKLGSRLYGPSSVSFADDFVRSSKQHYNCEHSKINFRDKRSALQSINEWASQTTDGKLPEVTKDVEHTDGALLVNAMFFKPHWDEKFHHKMVDNRGFMVTRSYTVGVTMMHRTGLYNYYDDEKEKLQIVEMPLAHKLSSLIIIMPHHVEPLERLEKLLTKEQLKTWLGKMQKKAVAISLPKGVVEVTHDLQKHLAGLGLTEAIDKNKADLSRMSGKKDLYLASVFHATAFELDTEGNPFDQDIYGREELRSPKLFYADHPFIFLVRDTQSGSLLFIGRLVRPKGDKMRDEL